The following proteins are co-located in the Zonotrichia albicollis isolate bZonAlb1 chromosome 1, bZonAlb1.hap1, whole genome shotgun sequence genome:
- the IGFBP1 gene encoding insulin-like growth factor-binding protein 1 — protein MARASRMYVRCLLLSGRQAALARPLLSGMSGPQCALCRGWLRALLLRALLLLQAVRLARGAQPVLCAPCTPEKLALCPPVPPDCPEAARQPGCGCCQICALGPGQPCGVYTARCRLGLRCRIPAGESRPLSALIQGHGTCLPASEAGEMRTEEPADSIEPDDMPLESTEITQDQQLNYQLMFPIGQDKSIPWNSITAYENMKAKRISEFKKWKEQSPCQKELYRALYKLVKAQRSRGEIYKFYLPNCNKNGFYHSKQCETLLNGESAECWCVYPKNGRRIPGSPAIKGDPECQQYLSSQE, from the exons ATGGCCCGGGCAAGCCGAATGTACGTGAGGTGCCTCCTGCTCTCAGGCCGCCAAGCTGCCCTCGCCCGGCCCCTGCTCAGCGGCATGAGTGGCCCGCAGTGCGCGCTGTGCCGCGGCTGGCTCCGGGCGCTGCTGCTccgggcgctgctgctgctgcaggccgtCCGCCTCGCCCGCGGCGCGCAGCCCGTGCTCTGCGCCCCCTGCACCCCGGAGAAGCTCGCTCTGTGCCCGCCCGTCCCGCCCGACTGTCCGGAGGCTGCTCGGCAGCCGGGCTGCGGCTGCTGTCAGATCTGCGCTCTCGGGCCGGGGCAGCCCTGTGGGGTCTACACCGCCCGCTGCCGCCTGGGACTCCGCTGCCGCATCCCTGCAGGAGAGTCCCGGCCGCTCTCCGCCCTCATCCAGGGGCACGGGACGTGCTTGCCCGCCAGCGAGGCCGGAGAGATGCGTACAGAAGAGCCGGCAG ATTCTATAGAACCTGATGATATGCCTCTGGAAAGCACTGAAATAACACAGGATCAGCAGCTGAACTATCAGTTGATGTTTCCCATAGGCCAGGATAAATCAATTCCCTGGAATTCCATCACTGCGTATGAAAACATGAAAGCAAAGAGAATATCTGAATTCAAGAAATGGAAAGAGCAG AGTCCTTGTCAGAAGGAGCTTTACAGAGCCCTGTATAAATTGGTGAAGGCTCAGAGAAGCAGAGGGGAGATTTACAAATTTTACTTGCCCAACTGCAACAAGAATGGATTTTACCACAGCAAACAG TGTGAAACTTTGCTGAATGGAGAGTCTGCTGAATGCTGGTGTGTCTATCCAAAAAACGGCAGAAGAATTCCCGGATCTCCAGCAATTAAAGGAGACCCAGAATGCCAACAGTATCTCAGCTCACAGGAATAA